Proteins found in one Roseovarius pelagicus genomic segment:
- a CDS encoding ABC transporter permease subunit — protein sequence MLSLLLLPMALLLLVYVIPLSKIVWLSIGGWDMTLEHFQRLFQDDLFRIIFMRTVWIAMVVTILSLIIGYPVALLIAHVPPRTASLLLMLVIIPMWTSILVRSYSWMVILGRQGIVNSSLQELGLTDQPLKLLYTRFTVYVGMLHIMLPFMVLPILNTMRQIPPLLGNAALTLGAGPLRTFWLVYFPLSLPGVVAGCTLVAILSLGFFVTPALLGGAKDTTFVLLIDRYVRAIRDWEMASAMSIALLMAVLALVLFTQFKPAGQTSGQASPGKLTRLVLKLARFCATPRNPVADAPSPAGGQHVKRSGGSREQRRGVGFWSSLLGIGGLLFLSLPLVIIIVLAFSDSPFLKFPPTGFSLRWFENFLNRPDWINAAWTSLRVGLMTMVVATFCGSLAAIALERGRFKGRGVLYGILISPLVVPVIVLAIAVYFVFAPLGLVGTQLGLVLAHSILAMPFVIIVVTGALKDSNIMLENAARTLGASPIKAFLKVTLPTIRPGVAAAALFAFLASFDELVIALFIAGTGSRTLPKRMWEGIREEIDPTIAAVAAILIALTLVLIAAAELIRNRSR from the coding sequence ATGCTAAGTCTTCTGCTGCTTCCCATGGCGCTGCTGTTGCTCGTTTATGTCATACCCCTCAGCAAAATCGTCTGGCTGAGCATTGGTGGCTGGGACATGACGCTGGAGCATTTTCAACGGTTGTTTCAGGATGATCTATTTCGGATCATCTTCATGCGCACCGTCTGGATCGCCATGGTTGTGACCATCCTCAGCCTGATCATCGGGTATCCGGTGGCTCTTCTTATCGCACATGTCCCGCCACGGACCGCCAGCCTGCTGCTGATGCTGGTCATCATTCCGATGTGGACATCCATATTGGTGCGCTCTTATTCATGGATGGTCATTCTCGGTCGGCAGGGAATTGTGAATTCCAGCTTGCAGGAACTGGGCCTGACCGACCAACCGCTCAAGCTTCTTTACACTAGGTTTACGGTCTATGTGGGCATGCTGCATATCATGCTGCCGTTCATGGTTTTGCCGATCCTGAACACAATGCGTCAGATTCCGCCCCTGTTAGGTAACGCTGCATTGACGCTTGGGGCGGGGCCGTTGCGAACCTTTTGGTTGGTCTATTTCCCTCTAAGCCTGCCGGGTGTCGTCGCTGGCTGCACACTGGTCGCGATTCTGTCGCTTGGGTTCTTTGTCACGCCTGCATTGCTTGGCGGAGCCAAGGATACGACATTTGTGCTGTTGATCGACCGCTACGTGAGGGCTATCCGCGATTGGGAAATGGCATCGGCGATGTCCATTGCATTGCTGATGGCAGTGCTGGCATTGGTGTTGTTTACCCAGTTCAAGCCCGCCGGACAGACCTCGGGGCAGGCCAGCCCCGGCAAGCTGACGCGGTTGGTGCTGAAGCTGGCGAGATTTTGTGCAACCCCACGCAATCCAGTGGCAGATGCGCCATCCCCGGCGGGTGGTCAGCACGTGAAACGATCGGGTGGCTCGCGCGAACAACGTAGGGGCGTCGGGTTCTGGTCGAGCCTGCTGGGGATCGGCGGCCTTCTGTTCCTGAGCTTGCCGCTGGTGATCATCATAGTGCTTGCCTTTAGCGACTCTCCGTTCCTGAAGTTTCCCCCGACCGGTTTTTCCCTGCGCTGGTTCGAGAATTTTCTGAACCGCCCCGATTGGATTAATGCCGCCTGGACCAGTTTGCGGGTGGGGCTGATGACGATGGTCGTCGCGACCTTCTGTGGATCTCTGGCCGCAATCGCACTGGAAAGGGGCAGGTTCAAAGGGCGGGGCGTTCTGTACGGGATACTGATTTCACCGCTCGTGGTGCCAGTGATCGTGCTGGCCATTGCGGTCTATTTCGTGTTTGCGCCTCTCGGTCTTGTGGGGACGCAATTGGGTCTGGTTCTGGCGCATAGTATCCTTGCCATGCCATTTGTTATTATCGTCGTGACTGGTGCGCTTAAGGATTCCAACATCATGCTGGAGAATGCGGCGCGCACGTTGGGGGCGTCCCCGATCAAGGCCTTTCTCAAAGTAACGCTTCCGACAATCCGCCCAGGTGTCGCGGCGGCTGCATTGTTCGCGTTTCTCGCGTCCTTTGATGAGTTGGTGATCGCGCTTTTTATCGCAGGAACCGGTTCGCGCACGCTCCCAAAGCGGATGTGGGAAGGCATTCGCGAAGAGATTGACCCGACGATTGCAGCGGTGGCCGCGATCCTGATCGCACTTACCCTCGTGCTAATTGCAGCCGCAGAACTGATAAGGAACCGTTCCAGATGA
- a CDS encoding ABC transporter ATP-binding protein: MTSQPDGNLARNTAAHPETDQKIGRSILLNGVTKTYGNFRAVDSLDLSIPEGELVTLLGPSGSGKSTTLMMIAGFTTPDDGEIWVGDRQVTQLPAHRRGIGVVFQQYALFPHMTVAENVAFPLQMRGMGRSDCQDRVRRVLDLVELPQLADRYPTELSGGQQQRVAFARAIVFDPPVLLLDEPLGALDKKLRETLQLEIKLLHARLGLTMIYVTHDQGEALAISDRVAVMNHGKLEQIGKPDTLYEEPNSRFVADFIGDANFLRGVITERGERTAKLRLRDGATVDVLVGDTVSEGSEIEVMLRPERVGLVSDDISGASESANRIEGELTDVSYIGESSKLQIGIGDGMSLTARVQNQGRKVAEYRIGQKLAVSWDVNDGIVFPVADYDGGGT; the protein is encoded by the coding sequence ATGACTTCTCAACCTGACGGCAATCTTGCCAGAAACACCGCAGCACACCCCGAGACCGATCAGAAAATCGGCCGCAGTATTTTGTTGAATGGTGTGACCAAAACTTATGGAAACTTCCGGGCGGTAGACAGTCTTGATCTGAGCATCCCCGAGGGCGAGCTTGTCACGTTGCTCGGCCCGAGCGGGTCAGGGAAATCCACGACACTGATGATGATCGCGGGCTTTACGACACCCGATGATGGCGAGATCTGGGTCGGGGACCGTCAGGTGACGCAACTGCCCGCACATCGTCGCGGGATCGGCGTCGTGTTCCAACAATATGCGCTTTTTCCTCATATGACAGTGGCGGAAAATGTCGCCTTCCCACTTCAAATGCGCGGAATGGGGCGCTCTGACTGTCAAGACCGGGTTCGGCGTGTTCTCGATCTGGTCGAGTTGCCGCAGCTTGCAGACAGATACCCGACCGAACTCAGTGGAGGGCAACAGCAACGTGTGGCGTTTGCACGCGCGATTGTTTTTGATCCACCCGTTCTGTTGCTCGATGAACCTCTGGGAGCACTGGATAAGAAACTGCGTGAAACGCTCCAGCTGGAGATCAAATTGCTGCATGCCCGCCTTGGGCTGACCATGATCTATGTGACCCATGATCAGGGCGAGGCGCTTGCGATTTCTGATCGGGTGGCTGTGATGAATCATGGCAAGCTAGAGCAAATAGGGAAACCCGACACGCTGTATGAAGAACCCAATTCCCGGTTTGTTGCGGATTTTATCGGTGACGCTAATTTCCTTCGCGGCGTGATCACGGAGCGCGGCGAACGGACGGCAAAGCTACGCCTTCGGGATGGCGCCACCGTAGATGTACTGGTGGGTGACACGGTATCGGAAGGCAGCGAAATCGAGGTCATGCTTCGCCCGGAGCGTGTCGGTTTGGTTTCCGATGACATTTCTGGCGCATCGGAGTCCGCCAACCGGATCGAAGGTGAGCTGACGGATGTCTCCTATATCGGCGAATCCAGCAAACTTCAGATTGGTATCGGTGATGGTATGTCTTTGACTGCGCGTGTTCAAAATCAAGGTCGCAAAGTTGCGGAGTACCGCATCGGGCAGAAGCTAGCGGTTAGCTGGGATGTCAACGACGGTATCGTGTTTCCCGTTGCCGATTATGATGGTGGGGGGACATAG
- a CDS encoding metal-dependent hydrolase family protein, whose protein sequence is MPHANVLSIIENVRLLDVGDMSYRDDRHIVIENQRIREISDAPVRLPDARRIDAAGRVVMPGLIDAHVHAMAYTSDFVGLAHQSPYYVAARAGAVLRDMLMRGFTTVRDAGGADAGLKKALDQNILTGPRLLICDLGLAQAGGQGDFRVADAAQIGCASCHGRRSITKVVDGTDDVRRAVREIIRNGADHIKVMASGGVASGIPIDRLQFGGDELRVMVEEAERVGLYVMAHAYKDDAVRHCLDAGVRSIEHASHLSDGTLAAVIAAGAAIVPTLSVYQAQIEAGSTAAGLFQEMRAASLSTIERAQRQGVSIGFGTDLSGAEHAHQSGEFRLRAESQDNAAIIASATKVNAAICGQQGQIGEIRPGAFADLLIVDGDPLADIGCVAEPEDHLCLIMKGGTVYKNTL, encoded by the coding sequence GTGCCCCATGCGAATGTTCTTAGCATAATCGAAAACGTCCGGCTGCTGGACGTGGGCGATATGTCGTACCGGGACGACCGGCATATCGTGATCGAAAACCAGCGCATACGAGAGATCAGCGATGCGCCGGTCAGGCTGCCTGATGCTCGTCGGATCGACGCAGCTGGCCGTGTCGTGATGCCCGGTCTGATCGACGCGCATGTTCATGCGATGGCCTATACCAGCGATTTTGTCGGCCTCGCGCATCAGTCCCCCTACTACGTGGCCGCGCGTGCGGGTGCCGTGCTGCGGGATATGCTTATGCGTGGGTTCACGACTGTTCGTGATGCTGGCGGCGCGGATGCTGGGCTAAAGAAGGCGTTGGATCAGAACATCCTGACTGGCCCGCGTTTGCTGATCTGTGACCTAGGTCTGGCGCAGGCCGGGGGGCAGGGGGATTTTCGCGTGGCCGATGCGGCGCAGATCGGTTGCGCATCCTGCCACGGTCGACGAAGCATCACGAAGGTGGTCGATGGTACGGACGACGTTCGCCGCGCAGTGCGCGAGATTATCCGAAACGGTGCGGACCATATCAAGGTGATGGCCTCGGGCGGGGTGGCGTCGGGTATCCCGATTGATCGTCTTCAGTTTGGGGGCGATGAATTGAGGGTCATGGTGGAAGAGGCCGAGCGGGTAGGTCTCTATGTCATGGCACATGCCTACAAGGATGACGCAGTGCGTCATTGTCTGGATGCGGGCGTTCGGTCGATCGAACATGCCAGCCATTTGTCCGATGGCACACTGGCGGCGGTGATTGCGGCGGGGGCGGCCATCGTTCCGACGTTGAGCGTTTATCAAGCGCAGATCGAGGCCGGATCGACCGCCGCGGGGTTGTTTCAGGAAATGCGCGCTGCGTCGCTGTCGACGATCGAGCGCGCGCAGCGGCAAGGGGTGAGCATCGGGTTTGGAACGGATCTGTCCGGGGCAGAACATGCCCACCAGTCGGGTGAATTCCGGCTGCGGGCGGAAAGTCAGGATAACGCGGCAATCATCGCTTCTGCGACCAAGGTCAATGCAGCCATCTGCGGCCAGCAGGGACAGATCGGAGAAATCAGGCCCGGTGCTTTTGCGGATCTGTTGATAGTCGACGGGGATCCGCTGGCCGATATCGGCTGCGTTGCTGAGCCCGAAGATCACCTCTGCCTCATCATGAAGGGCGGCACTGTTTACAAGAATACACTTTGA
- a CDS encoding SDR family NAD(P)-dependent oxidoreductase — MISFDFSRKGGKHEVLLTGIGGSIGNAILQTLEEAGSSITTISNDPNEAQSIIADFSDDAALRAAVEKSPAHLDALVLAHGFLQRGPVDSVSPADWRHLLDINLNSIYTLIHASLDRLHDKSSIVIISSTAGLDHSPIGGPHYTVSKWGLNGLVRHLCDDLGPRGIRINSICPGLVDNPMGRAFMSDAQYEACFDDIPMRRAAAPAEIASAVGFLLSDGASFISGANIPVSGGFQ, encoded by the coding sequence ATGATAAGTTTTGACTTTTCCCGCAAGGGCGGGAAGCATGAGGTTCTGCTAACTGGTATTGGCGGAAGTATTGGTAACGCTATTCTCCAAACGCTGGAGGAGGCCGGCAGTTCGATCACGACGATCAGCAACGATCCGAATGAAGCGCAGTCGATCATCGCCGATTTCAGCGATGACGCGGCACTGCGCGCAGCGGTGGAGAAGTCTCCGGCGCATCTGGATGCTTTGGTTCTGGCGCATGGGTTTCTACAGCGTGGTCCCGTCGATTCCGTATCTCCCGCCGACTGGAGGCATCTGCTGGATATCAACCTGAACAGTATTTACACACTGATCCACGCATCGCTTGACCGGCTGCATGACAAGAGCAGCATCGTTATCATATCGTCGACGGCGGGTCTTGATCACAGCCCGATCGGGGGGCCGCATTATACAGTCAGTAAATGGGGTTTGAACGGCCTTGTGCGCCACCTGTGTGATGATTTGGGGCCACGGGGAATCCGGATCAATTCGATATGTCCGGGGCTCGTGGACAATCCGATGGGGCGCGCCTTTATGTCGGATGCGCAATACGAGGCATGTTTTGACGATATTCCAATGCGTCGTGCCGCCGCTCCGGCAGAAATCGCCAGCGCCGTCGGCTTTCTGCTCAGCGATGGCGCGAGCTTTATTTCCGGCGCAAACATCCCGGTTTCCGGCGGATTTCAGTAG